Proteins encoded by one window of Blautia argi:
- a CDS encoding glycosyltransferase family 2 protein — MERETVYNPSISVIIPVYNTGILVYRMIKCLEQQTFQNFEVILVNDGSTDDSQNICEKIVRNKPNYFLFAQNNQGAFAARNLGLEKSKGQYIAFLDADDVIDKNYLEVLFKYCRHAEIAVCDIAVYRKNMETFRFTSSDSRITQSQALNKLLIRQEINSGPCGKLFQRKIIQDIKFPPLRVYEDILFVMEAFCKSKQIAITNETTYYYIQEDTGTMGNNRKSPSLDIVTATAEIMKFITSRSDLEAKCFYITISHLFQYALPLTISNQYKECEFTWKTRKTLHKIYETNFKMQCNTVEGESIILFICT; from the coding sequence ATGGAAAGAGAAACAGTATATAATCCTAGCATTTCTGTTATTATTCCTGTATATAATACAGGAATTTTAGTATATAGAATGATAAAGTGTTTAGAGCAACAAACATTTCAGAATTTTGAAGTGATTCTTGTTAATGATGGAAGTACAGATGATTCACAAAATATATGTGAAAAAATAGTCAGAAATAAACCTAATTATTTTTTGTTTGCTCAAAACAATCAAGGGGCATTTGCAGCCAGAAATTTAGGACTGGAGAAGTCAAAAGGTCAATATATTGCTTTTTTGGATGCGGACGATGTGATTGATAAAAATTATTTAGAGGTTTTATTCAAATACTGCAGGCATGCAGAAATTGCAGTTTGTGATATTGCGGTGTATAGAAAGAATATGGAAACTTTCCGATTTACGAGTAGTGACTCAAGGATAACACAAAGCCAGGCATTGAATAAATTACTTATTAGACAGGAAATAAATTCAGGTCCTTGTGGCAAATTATTTCAACGTAAAATTATCCAGGATATAAAATTTCCTCCATTAAGAGTATATGAAGATATTTTGTTTGTAATGGAGGCTTTTTGTAAAAGTAAACAGATAGCAATAACGAATGAAACAACATATTATTATATTCAGGAAGATACAGGTACAATGGGAAATAATCGGAAATCACCATCACTGGATATTGTTACAGCTACAGCAGAGATAATGAAGTTTATTACCAGTAGAAGTGATTTAGAAGCTAAATGCTTTTATATAACAATTTCTCATTTGTTTCAGTATGCATTACCGCTAACAATTAGCAATCAGTATAAAGAATGTGAGTTTACATGGAAAACAAGAAAAACTTTACATAAAATATATGAAACAAATTTTAAAATGCAGTGCAATACCGTGGAAGGAGAAAGTATTATTTTATTTATATGCACATAA
- a CDS encoding glycosyltransferase family A protein, with protein sequence MKTGKPLVSIITPCYNGEKVMHRLLDSILSQTYNNIEFILVNDGSTDRSEEIWFEYEKKFKRNGIKTIYIYQSNQGLGAAINAGLKVFTGDYLCWPDIDDYFEDTSVEKRVNFLEAHKEYGSVSSDANKYIEDNLSEPVGTMASWMKYKEDEWQFEWMLKGQSLFCSGCHMLRTTSFLDVNPDRYIYPARRGQNNQMLLPIYYKYKHGFIDEPLYNYIIYEKSMSTPDTTRESMLDRINEYIEMLMWTFKQIPMDDKTKKFCFEHLKKLQWEDTSKIYVKYGNPIKFIKLYFELKIYRTDMKREFKNIVVSIKQKWRNRKIC encoded by the coding sequence TTGAAAACAGGAAAACCATTAGTGAGTATTATTACTCCATGTTATAATGGAGAAAAGGTAATGCATCGTTTGCTGGATAGTATTTTATCACAGACATATAATAATATAGAGTTTATTTTAGTAAATGATGGTTCAACAGACCGTTCAGAGGAAATATGGTTTGAATACGAAAAGAAATTTAAAAGAAATGGAATAAAAACTATTTATATTTATCAGAGCAATCAAGGACTGGGAGCGGCAATTAATGCAGGACTGAAAGTTTTTACCGGAGATTATTTGTGCTGGCCAGATATTGATGATTATTTTGAGGATACTTCAGTAGAAAAAAGAGTAAATTTTTTAGAAGCCCATAAGGAATATGGAAGTGTCAGTAGCGATGCAAATAAATATATAGAAGACAATTTGTCAGAACCAGTGGGAACAATGGCAAGTTGGATGAAATATAAAGAGGATGAGTGGCAATTTGAATGGATGTTAAAAGGGCAGTCTTTATTCTGTTCTGGCTGCCATATGCTTCGAACAACCAGTTTTTTAGATGTGAATCCGGATAGATATATCTATCCGGCGAGAAGGGGACAAAACAACCAAATGTTGCTTCCGATTTATTATAAATATAAACATGGATTTATAGATGAGCCGCTTTATAATTATATTATATATGAGAAATCAATGTCTACGCCTGATACCACTCGAGAATCAATGTTGGACAGAATTAATGAATATATAGAAATGTTGATGTGGACATTTAAACAAATTCCAATGGATGATAAAACAAAGAAGTTTTGTTTTGAGCATTTAAAAAAATTGCAGTGGGAAGACACATCTAAAATTTATGTTAAATATGGGAACCCAATTAAGTTTATTAAATTATATTTTGAATTGAAAATATATAGAACAGATATGAAAAGGGAATTTAAAAACATAGTAGTATCAATAAAGCAAAAGTGGAGAAATAGAAAAATATGCTGA
- a CDS encoding EpsG family protein, whose product MFGGYIFIWLIFAGIVLKQTKLFNIEYINGMKVKRWNWISATILFFPIFWLACMGPAINDIPEYLRAYKIIPLTVSDLAIYLSTMDSGQGFAIIEWLIKLVFGNNLTAFRVIIAIIHSVPVILIFKKYSESYWVTMYLFVASATHIGWMMNGLRQFIAVVMILAVLPLMIKKKHIPVLIVVLLASTIHISALFMIPIVFIVQGSAGNKKTMGFIALAIVVMFILSKNPALADMFLEGTEYEGALTEMQRMGDDGVNPIRVLVSVVPVFLAFLQRKRIEREENRVIHICVNMSVITVGLNLVAMVTSGILMGRMAIYTSLYSFIIMPYLIRNAFTKDSQKLVNILMIVLYFIYYCFEMGVL is encoded by the coding sequence ATGTTTGGTGGATATATTTTTATATGGCTGATATTTGCAGGAATAGTACTGAAGCAAACAAAACTTTTTAATATTGAATATATAAATGGTATGAAGGTAAAACGTTGGAACTGGATAAGTGCAACTATTTTATTTTTTCCAATATTTTGGTTAGCTTGTATGGGACCGGCGATTAATGATATTCCGGAATATCTTCGTGCATATAAAATTATTCCGTTGACAGTATCTGATTTGGCAATTTATCTTTCAACCATGGATTCGGGTCAGGGGTTTGCAATTATAGAGTGGCTGATTAAGCTGGTGTTCGGGAATAATCTTACAGCATTTCGAGTAATTATAGCCATAATTCATAGCGTTCCGGTTATTTTGATTTTTAAAAAGTATTCCGAGAGTTATTGGGTTACAATGTATTTGTTTGTAGCTTCGGCAACACATATTGGTTGGATGATGAATGGTCTTAGACAGTTTATCGCCGTAGTAATGATTTTAGCTGTCCTTCCATTAATGATAAAAAAGAAACATATCCCAGTTCTTATTGTTGTTTTATTGGCATCAACAATACATATTTCCGCTTTATTTATGATTCCGATAGTTTTTATTGTACAAGGAAGTGCAGGAAACAAAAAAACAATGGGATTTATTGCTTTGGCCATAGTTGTTATGTTCATTCTAAGTAAAAATCCGGCATTGGCAGATATGTTTTTAGAAGGAACCGAATATGAAGGCGCTTTGACTGAAATGCAGAGAATGGGTGATGATGGGGTAAATCCAATTCGAGTTTTGGTAAGTGTAGTCCCGGTATTTTTGGCATTTCTACAAAGAAAGCGTATTGAAAGAGAAGAAAACCGGGTAATACATATTTGTGTAAACATGTCGGTTATTACTGTAGGTTTAAACCTTGTAGCAATGGTTACAAGTGGAATTTTGATGGGAAGAATGGCAATATATACAAGTTTGTATAGTTTCATTATTATGCCGTATTTGATAAGAAATGCATTTACAAAAGATTCGCAAAAGTTAGTTAACATATTAATGATAGTGCTTTATTTTATTTATTATTGTTTTGAGATGGGTGTATTGTAA
- a CDS encoding glycosyltransferase, translated as MKTLLILSHTMELGGAERSLLGLLNAIDPKEYSIDLFLMRHEGSLLEDIPKHINLLPEIPAYTVLARPFKDVIREKHFVLAAARLVGKIKAEQYEKQKNIVDGGVALEYSHKYTSPFMPKIQEQKKYDMAISFLTPHYFVDRKVKAKKKIAWIHTDYSKVQIDAKSELKMWSAYDCIVSISEAAAKSFTTIFPSLREKVLVIENILPIQLIKKQMNEFDALSEMSGQGIKLLSIGRYCNAKNFDNVPNICSHILQLGIDVTWYIIGFGGDETLIRAKIKEEHMEKNVILLGKKENPYPYMKACDVYVQPSRYEGKSVAVREAQLLGKPVVITNYATADSQLEDGVDGMIVPLENEKCACAIAELLKDKSKMEQLSQACAIRDYSNYKEIKKVYDLFE; from the coding sequence ATGAAAACACTATTGATTTTATCGCATACAATGGAGTTGGGTGGAGCTGAGAGGAGTTTGTTAGGATTGCTCAATGCAATTGATCCAAAAGAATATTCCATTGATTTATTTTTAATGCGACATGAAGGCAGTTTATTAGAGGATATTCCTAAGCATATAAATTTATTACCGGAAATACCGGCTTATACAGTTCTGGCAAGACCATTTAAGGATGTAATTAGAGAAAAACATTTTGTTTTAGCCGCAGCACGTCTTGTAGGAAAAATAAAAGCAGAACAATATGAAAAGCAAAAAAATATTGTAGATGGTGGTGTGGCATTAGAATATAGCCATAAATATACAAGCCCCTTTATGCCTAAAATTCAAGAACAAAAAAAATACGATATGGCAATTAGCTTTTTGACACCACACTATTTTGTGGATAGAAAAGTAAAAGCAAAAAAGAAGATAGCCTGGATTCACACAGATTATTCAAAAGTTCAGATTGATGCAAAGTCAGAATTAAAAATGTGGTCAGCTTATGATTGTATAGTATCCATTTCAGAAGCCGCAGCAAAAAGTTTTACAACAATTTTTCCAAGTTTGAGAGAAAAGGTATTAGTGATAGAAAATATATTACCGATACAATTGATAAAAAAACAAATGAATGAGTTTGATGCTTTATCAGAAATGTCCGGGCAGGGGATAAAACTGCTGTCCATAGGAAGATACTGTAATGCAAAAAACTTTGATAATGTTCCAAATATTTGTTCGCATATTTTACAATTAGGAATTGATGTAACATGGTATATTATAGGGTTTGGCGGTGATGAAACGCTTATTAGAGCAAAAATTAAAGAAGAACATATGGAAAAGAATGTCATTCTTTTAGGCAAGAAAGAAAATCCATATCCTTATATGAAAGCTTGTGATGTGTATGTGCAACCAAGTCGATATGAAGGAAAAAGTGTGGCAGTTAGAGAGGCACAGTTATTAGGTAAACCAGTGGTTATTACGAATTATGCAACGGCGGATAGTCAGTTAGAAGATGGCGTGGACGGTATGATTGTGCCGTTGGAAAATGAGAAGTGTGCGTGTGCGATTGCCGAATTGTTAAAGGACAAATCAAAAATGGAGCAGCTGTCGCAGGCATGTGCCATAAGAGATTATTCAAATTATAAGGAAATAAAAAAGGTGTATGATTTGTTTGAATAA
- a CDS encoding glycosyltransferase family 2 protein: MLNKDIVSLIIPCYNGEQFVERCMRNILEQDYVNNIEMILINDGSTDKTEEIIFQMKDILDQKLWKFCYIYQKNQGVGAAMNAALKKVTGEFLTSLDIDDLMMPNSISERVKWLKRNPSYALVRTNGYFLFPDKVKKLFYPEDYQASPDIFQDILNGKIYNWAGTYMIRTEKWLERCPSREIYPSKYGQNLQLLLPAAYGNRGGYIRFPLMMYYIHGESMTHQKDEYGEKRLNNTYGFQDIYMHVIKEICKENQKLSMYEKMIIATFSRRRIELAIELNDKNLCKRAYKELQDTKLQTEQDRIRMYMFVSPIKGIFLRIIRKLREKQQEMF, translated from the coding sequence ATGCTGAATAAAGACATAGTAAGCTTGATAATTCCCTGCTATAATGGGGAACAGTTTGTGGAAAGATGTATGAGAAATATTCTGGAGCAGGATTATGTAAATAATATAGAGATGATTTTGATAAATGATGGTTCTACTGATAAGACAGAAGAAATTATTTTCCAAATGAAAGATATCCTAGATCAAAAATTATGGAAATTTTGTTACATCTATCAGAAAAATCAAGGAGTAGGAGCAGCAATGAATGCTGCATTAAAAAAGGTTACAGGGGAGTTTTTGACCTCATTAGATATAGATGATTTAATGATGCCAAATTCTATTTCGGAAAGGGTTAAATGGTTAAAAAGGAATCCTTCGTATGCATTGGTGAGAACTAATGGATATTTTTTATTTCCCGACAAAGTGAAAAAACTTTTTTATCCTGAAGATTATCAAGCTTCACCAGATATATTTCAGGATATTCTAAATGGGAAAATTTATAATTGGGCAGGAACATATATGATCCGCACGGAAAAATGGCTGGAAAGATGTCCTTCAAGGGAAATTTACCCATCTAAATATGGTCAGAATTTGCAATTACTTTTGCCGGCAGCGTATGGTAATAGAGGAGGGTACATACGTTTTCCACTGATGATGTATTATATACACGGAGAATCCATGACACATCAAAAAGATGAATACGGAGAAAAAAGATTGAATAATACATATGGTTTCCAGGATATTTATATGCATGTTATCAAAGAGATATGCAAAGAAAATCAAAAATTAAGTATGTATGAAAAGATGATAATAGCCACATTTTCTAGGCGGAGAATAGAATTAGCGATTGAATTGAACGATAAAAATTTGTGTAAGCGAGCATATAAAGAATTGCAGGATACAAAACTGCAAACAGAACAGGATAGAATTAGAATGTATATGTTTGTATCACCGATAAAAGGGATTTTTTTAAGAATAATACGGAAGCTTAGAGAAAAACAACAAGAAATGTTTTAG
- a CDS encoding glycosyltransferase family 2 protein: protein MLKLSVIVPVYKVEKYLRRCIDSILEQNYRDIELILVDDGSPDWCPEMCDQYQKKDKRVRVIHQKNSGVAVARNAGMRMATGDYITFVDSDDYIDREMYVSMFEIIEQYQCDVVMCDCVKEFGTHKELYTHDIRSGYYNEKQLKEEYYPHLLMMENVEYPATISNWLCVFKNKRGGKDFAIEYEPGIRYSEDLLFGARLLRQADSFYYMKGQAYYHYCMNPESVTHKFVPDKWQDYQKLHRKIEEYFENDKTFDFQHQIDLCLLFFLYNAVGDIWREQSLNTHEKRRMVLNILKDNKVKKMFRRINIFKLPISNKLKVITLLYKYQFVWLFT from the coding sequence ATGTTGAAATTAAGTGTCATAGTTCCGGTTTATAAGGTGGAAAAATATCTTAGAAGATGTATAGACAGCATATTGGAACAAAATTATAGAGATATTGAATTGATACTTGTAGACGACGGTTCACCGGATTGGTGCCCGGAGATGTGTGATCAGTATCAAAAAAAAGATAAAAGAGTAAGAGTAATTCATCAGAAAAATTCAGGAGTAGCAGTTGCAAGAAATGCCGGAATGAGAATGGCTACAGGAGATTATATTACTTTTGTAGATAGTGATGATTATATTGATAGAGAAATGTATGTATCTATGTTTGAAATTATTGAACAATATCAGTGTGATGTTGTGATGTGTGATTGCGTAAAAGAATTTGGAACACACAAAGAATTATATACACATGATATTCGGAGTGGATATTATAATGAAAAACAGTTAAAAGAAGAATACTATCCTCACTTATTAATGATGGAAAATGTAGAATATCCTGCAACGATTTCAAATTGGTTATGTGTATTTAAAAATAAGAGGGGTGGAAAAGATTTTGCCATTGAATATGAACCGGGAATCCGCTATTCGGAGGACTTATTATTTGGAGCTCGATTGTTAAGACAGGCGGACTCGTTCTATTATATGAAAGGACAAGCATATTATCATTATTGTATGAACCCGGAATCTGTTACACATAAGTTTGTTCCAGATAAGTGGCAAGATTACCAGAAACTACATAGAAAAATAGAAGAATATTTTGAGAATGATAAGACATTTGATTTTCAACATCAAATAGATTTATGCTTATTGTTCTTTTTGTATAATGCTGTAGGTGATATTTGGAGAGAACAAAGCCTAAATACACATGAAAAACGAAGAATGGTTTTAAATATCTTAAAAGACAACAAAGTGAAGAAAATGTTTAGGAGAATAAATATATTTAAGCTACCGATTTCAAATAAATTAAAAGTGATAACATTACTTTATAAATATCAGTTTGTTTGGCTTTTTACTTAA
- a CDS encoding glycosyltransferase family 2 protein encodes MKKITVIMPVFNKEKYVEVSIKSILNQSLREFEFIIIDDGSVDKSGTICDKFAEKDNRIKVIHIKNSGVSNARNIGLDMAEGQYITFIDADDKIDIEYLRNLYDCIRTSKADIVISGYKKIWEESDRIEPGKMNVHGLVNMVDILPRFAEWQKESGIFGYCWAKIFPRELCKDIYFDTSLRLAEDFDFYLKLYRKIKTIYFDDAQNYLYLQEAENSSVAKNDYDIDYMAQLKINLRYKEFLEYKNVFCDSNKRILTEIISNYFYFSLFYCDMSQFKNVFQKLYSIYKEIKIEFVTENIFSKWLLFLLKNNREREIRYSIKFYRAIKKCIRI; translated from the coding sequence ATGAAGAAAATAACAGTTATAATGCCTGTGTTCAACAAAGAAAAGTACGTAGAAGTGTCAATAAAATCAATTTTAAATCAAAGTTTACGTGAATTTGAGTTTATCATTATAGATGATGGCTCAGTAGACAAATCAGGGACTATTTGTGATAAATTTGCAGAAAAAGATAATCGAATTAAAGTGATTCATATTAAGAATAGTGGAGTATCAAATGCAAGAAATATAGGGCTTGATATGGCAGAAGGTCAATATATTACATTTATAGATGCGGATGATAAAATCGATATAGAGTATTTGAGAAACTTATATGATTGTATTAGAACATCAAAGGCCGACATAGTAATTAGTGGGTATAAGAAAATATGGGAAGAATCGGATAGAATAGAGCCTGGAAAGATGAATGTACATGGCTTGGTAAATATGGTGGATATATTACCACGTTTTGCGGAATGGCAAAAGGAATCAGGTATTTTCGGTTATTGTTGGGCAAAGATATTTCCCAGAGAATTATGTAAAGATATTTATTTTGATACTTCACTTCGGCTGGCTGAAGATTTTGATTTTTATTTAAAACTCTATAGAAAAATAAAAACAATTTATTTTGATGATGCTCAGAATTACTTATATCTGCAGGAGGCTGAAAATTCATCTGTGGCAAAAAATGACTATGATATAGACTATATGGCTCAGTTGAAAATTAATTTGAGATATAAAGAATTTTTGGAGTATAAAAATGTGTTTTGTGATAGCAATAAAAGGATATTGACTGAAATAATCAGTAATTATTTTTATTTTTCCTTGTTTTATTGTGATATGTCACAGTTTAAAAATGTTTTTCAAAAATTATATAGCATATATAAAGAGATAAAAATAGAATTTGTAACGGAAAACATATTCTCTAAATGGTTATTATTTTTATTAAAAAATAATAGAGAAAGAGAAATAAGATATTCGATTAAGTTTTATAGAGCTATAAAAAAATGCATTAGAATATAA
- a CDS encoding capsular polysaccharide synthesis protein, producing the protein MITKMIHYCWFGEKEKPQIVEKCINSWKKFFPDFEIMEWNEKNFDIHYNKYVEEAYKSGKFAFVSDVARFYALEKFGGIYFDTDVEVVKDFGELLNDEAFAGFETDEYVAPGLVLWVKDKHNEFMQKMLKYYEDLSFINEDGTYNTTTICIYFTELLKQYGLVGNGEKQKCGTFTIYPKEYFCPFNDQTGVLKKTENTYAIHWYSKTWMESKQKIRNKITRILHRFFGTDCFRRFR; encoded by the coding sequence ATGATTACCAAGATGATTCATTATTGTTGGTTTGGAGAAAAAGAAAAACCACAGATAGTAGAAAAGTGTATAAATAGCTGGAAAAAATTTTTTCCTGACTTTGAGATTATGGAGTGGAATGAAAAAAATTTCGATATTCATTATAATAAATATGTGGAAGAAGCATATAAAAGTGGGAAGTTCGCATTTGTTAGCGATGTTGCCAGATTCTATGCATTGGAAAAATTTGGTGGTATCTATTTTGACACAGATGTAGAAGTGGTAAAAGATTTTGGTGAATTATTAAATGATGAAGCATTTGCGGGATTTGAAACAGACGAATACGTTGCACCGGGTTTAGTACTTTGGGTAAAAGATAAACATAATGAGTTCATGCAGAAGATGTTGAAATATTATGAAGATTTATCATTTATAAACGAAGATGGCACATACAATACGACAACGATATGTATTTATTTCACAGAACTTCTAAAACAGTACGGACTTGTAGGAAATGGAGAGAAGCAGAAGTGCGGAACATTTACCATATATCCGAAAGAGTATTTTTGTCCTTTTAATGACCAAACGGGAGTTTTGAAGAAGACAGAAAATACATATGCAATTCATTGGTATTCAAAAACATGGATGGAATCGAAACAGAAAATTAGAAATAAGATTACAAGGATTCTGCATAGATTTTTTGGGACAGATTGCTTTAGGAGATTTAGATAA
- a CDS encoding lipopolysaccharide biosynthesis protein: MTSRSKFIAKNITFGYISNIVALILNFVSRTVFIYTLGDSYLGISGLFGNVLGILSFAELGIGTAMNYELYKPVANHDIEKIKSLMNFYKIAYRVIATVVAIVGLAICPFLKYIIHDSNGVLRGNEIYVYYLIYLFNTVISYFVTYKFSLVNAEQKSYIFTIINSITNFLTVTFQIVVLLLFKNFLVYLLTASIIGVLQKIGISLYLRKLYPYLLEKPVQKLRKEELSPIKKNVKALIIHKIGEISVYQTDNIIISMFEGIKTVGLVSNYTLLISSVKGFVDIIFNSAIPSFGNLMANSDDERKYELFRCYKFLGFWVYGFCSIAFAILASPFITLWVGESRTISYGTVLLLIADFYLVGQRICMNNVKVAGGVFWQDRYVAFLQAIVNVVISIVMIKKIGLPGVYVGTIVQGLISTIIKPIIVYRDLFKVKPSLYFRQGLGNLLVTILAGAITYIISNTWLAESTILNFMIRMIVVIVIPNLTFMLVYSRTKEFAYLKGTITRVIKRKV; the protein is encoded by the coding sequence ATGACGTCAAGAAGTAAGTTTATAGCAAAAAATATTACATTTGGATACATATCCAATATTGTTGCATTAATTCTTAATTTTGTTTCCAGAACAGTTTTTATTTATACATTAGGGGATTCTTATTTAGGAATCAGTGGACTTTTCGGCAATGTCCTTGGAATTTTGTCATTTGCAGAATTAGGCATTGGAACAGCGATGAATTATGAATTGTATAAGCCCGTTGCAAACCATGATATTGAAAAAATAAAATCTTTAATGAATTTTTATAAGATTGCTTATCGAGTTATAGCAACAGTTGTGGCAATAGTTGGGTTAGCAATTTGTCCTTTTTTAAAGTATATTATTCATGATAGCAACGGCGTTTTAAGAGGAAATGAAATTTATGTATATTACTTAATTTATTTGTTTAATACAGTCATTAGCTATTTTGTTACATACAAATTTAGTCTGGTAAATGCAGAACAAAAAAGTTATATATTTACAATAATAAATTCAATTACTAATTTTTTAACAGTAACTTTTCAGATTGTTGTTTTATTACTTTTTAAAAATTTCCTTGTATATTTGTTAACGGCTTCTATTATAGGAGTTCTTCAAAAGATAGGTATTAGCCTTTATTTGCGTAAGTTATACCCATATCTTTTGGAAAAACCAGTTCAGAAATTAAGAAAAGAGGAATTATCTCCGATCAAAAAGAATGTAAAGGCATTGATTATTCATAAGATAGGAGAAATCAGTGTGTATCAAACAGATAATATTATTATTTCAATGTTTGAAGGAATTAAAACGGTAGGATTAGTTTCAAACTATACATTGCTTATTTCTTCTGTAAAAGGATTTGTTGATATTATTTTTAATTCAGCTATTCCTAGTTTTGGAAATCTGATGGCGAATAGTGATGATGAAAGAAAATACGAACTTTTTCGTTGTTATAAGTTTTTGGGATTTTGGGTATATGGATTTTGCAGTATTGCGTTTGCAATTTTGGCATCTCCTTTCATCACTCTTTGGGTTGGGGAAAGTAGAACGATTAGTTATGGAACTGTGTTGCTTTTGATAGCTGATTTTTATTTAGTCGGACAGAGAATATGTATGAATAATGTAAAAGTTGCAGGAGGTGTTTTCTGGCAGGACAGATATGTGGCATTTTTACAGGCAATTGTTAATGTAGTAATATCAATAGTTATGATTAAAAAAATTGGACTGCCAGGTGTATATGTGGGAACCATTGTACAAGGACTTATCAGTACTATTATAAAACCAATCATTGTTTATCGGGATTTATTTAAAGTAAAACCAAGTTTATATTTTAGACAAGGATTGGGAAACCTGTTAGTGACAATATTGGCAGGAGCGATTACTTATATTATTTCCAATACATGGTTAGCAGAAAGTACCATTTTAAATTTTATGATTCGAATGATTGTTGTTATTGTGATTCCTAATCTGACATTTATGCTTGTGTATTCAAGAACGAAAGAGTTTGCATATTTGAAAGGTACAATAACGAGAGTAATAAAAAGGAAGGTATAA
- a CDS encoding polysaccharide pyruvyl transferase family protein — MNRIYMYAHGGSGNHGCEAIVRSTLKILENLDAEKELFSTRPEEDKKYGIHNLCTVIAEKESYSKKSLAFAKAYMSLKLKNDYMPMDKLDYRKAISKVQKGNIALSIGGDNYCYADNKRYTMLQDLFLERGAKTVLWGCSVEPDLVRKPEIANDLKRYSLITARETISYNALKCVNPNTILVSDPAFMLDRKEVILPKELENKEFVGINLSPMIVENESNNGITVKNYEKLIEYILEHTNLSIMLVPHVIWEFNDDRIPLKKLYERYKESKRIVLLEDMSCERIKGYIAKCRFFIGARTHSTIAAYSSCVPTLVVGYSVKAIGIARDLFGTEENYVIPVQNLQGEEEVLNHFKWLCDKEKEIRENLRKTMENYKMRALRAYDAVKGL; from the coding sequence GTGAATAGAATATATATGTATGCCCATGGTGGAAGTGGAAATCATGGATGTGAAGCAATTGTACGCTCTACTTTGAAAATATTAGAAAATTTGGATGCGGAGAAAGAGTTATTTTCTACCCGACCAGAAGAAGATAAAAAATATGGGATTCATAATCTATGTACTGTTATAGCAGAAAAAGAATCCTATTCAAAAAAAAGTCTGGCATTTGCTAAAGCCTATATGAGTTTGAAATTAAAAAATGATTATATGCCAATGGACAAATTAGATTATAGAAAAGCAATTTCAAAGGTACAAAAAGGTAATATTGCTTTGTCTATTGGAGGTGATAATTATTGTTATGCAGATAATAAGCGGTATACAATGCTTCAGGATTTGTTTTTGGAACGAGGGGCAAAAACTGTACTATGGGGTTGTTCTGTGGAGCCTGATTTGGTCAGAAAACCGGAAATTGCCAATGATTTAAAGCGTTATTCGTTGATTACAGCGAGAGAAACTATTTCTTATAATGCTTTAAAGTGTGTAAATCCAAATACCATTTTAGTTTCAGATCCGGCATTTATGTTAGATAGAAAAGAGGTTATTTTACCTAAAGAATTAGAAAATAAAGAATTTGTAGGAATTAATCTAAGTCCTATGATCGTAGAGAATGAATCGAATAATGGTATAACGGTTAAAAATTATGAAAAATTAATAGAATATATTTTGGAACATACCAATTTAAGCATTATGTTAGTACCTCATGTAATTTGGGAGTTTAATGATGACAGAATTCCTCTGAAAAAACTTTATGAGAGATATAAAGAGTCAAAACGTATAGTTTTATTGGAAGACATGTCCTGCGAAAGAATAAAAGGTTATATTGCAAAGTGCAGATTTTTTATAGGAGCCAGAACTCATTCTACAATAGCTGCTTATTCTAGTTGTGTTCCGACATTGGTAGTCGGATATTCGGTGAAAGCGATTGGGATAGCTAGGGATTTGTTTGGAACAGAAGAAAATTATGTTATTCCGGTTCAAAATTTGCAAGGAGAAGAGGAAGTTTTGAATCATTTTAAATGGCTTTGTGATAAAGAAAAAGAAATTAGAGAAAATTTAAGAAAGACAATGGAAAACTATAAAATGAGAGCTCTTCGTGCGTATGATGCAGTGAAAGGTCTTTAA